From one Lycium barbarum isolate Lr01 chromosome 6, ASM1917538v2, whole genome shotgun sequence genomic stretch:
- the LOC132600011 gene encoding uncharacterized protein LOC132600011, giving the protein MAERNMNGGFTPLLEERPKEPWKGGEVVKSIMCAGPDAIVTSFSLVSSISATHHSSVDVLVLGFANLLADGISKGFGDFVSSRTQRDVSPKKRSATEWDVINQHCPQKQGLLQQYQALGMDVTDANTVCFCNYLHL; this is encoded by the exons ATGGCGGAAAGGAACATGAATGGTGGATTTACACCACTGCTGGAAGAAAGACCGAAAGAACCATGGAAAGGAGGAGAGGTAGTGAAGAGCATAATGTGTGCAGGGCCAGATGCCATCGTCACTTCTTTCTCCCTCGTTTCTTCCATCTCTGCCACCCATCATTCTTCTG TTGATGTTTTAGTGTTGGGTTTTGCTAATCTATTGGCTGATGGAATATCGAAGGGCTTTGGGGATTTTGTGTCCAGCAGAACTCAAAGGGATGTATCTCCCAAGAAGAGATCAGCCACTGAGTGGGATGTCATCAACCAACACTGTCCCCAGAAGCAGGGATTACTTCAACAGTATCAAGCACTTGGAATGGATGTTACTGATGCTAATACTGTATGCTTCTGTAACTATTTACATCTATGA
- the LOC132645651 gene encoding UDP-galactose/UDP-glucose transporter 4-like: protein MKNNEEQALFLFGISLSTRPRWQQFLLCSSGFFFGYLVNGVCEELVYNKLQFSYGWYFTFVQGIVYVALIHFLNGFTPKQMVNPWRDYVKLSTVLMGSHGLTKGSLAFLNYPAQIMFKSAKVLPVMIMGAFVPGLRRKYPPHEYISAVLLVAGLILFTLADAQTSPNFSVIGVLMISGALIMDSFVGNYQEAIFKSNPNTTQMEMLYCSTIVGFPILFVAMIVTGELRVAWPSCAKHPYVYGVLVFEACATFVGQVSVLSLIALFGAATTTMITTARKAVTLLLSYMIFTKPLTEQHGTGLLLMSMCIIMKMLPENKPPQPRPQRTIPLQQTEKPREPEDNRFQIGTEEEEERKPLV from the exons atGAAGAATAATGAAGAACAAGCTTTGTTTTTATTTGGTATTTCACTTTCGACCCGACCCAGATGGCAACAGTTCCTTTTGTGTTCTTCTGGATTCTTCTTTGGGTATCTTGTTAATGGTGTTTGtgag GAACTTGTCTATAATAAGCTTCAATTCAG CTATGGATGGTACTTTACCTTTGTTCAAGGAATCGTTTATGTTGCTCTCATTCATTTCCTCAATGGTTTTACTCCAAAGCAAATGGTGAACCCATGGAGGGATTATGTTAAGCTCTCTACAGTTCTCATGGGCTCACATGGTTTAACCAAAGGGTCGTTGGCTTTCCTCAACTATCCAGCACAAATCATGTTCAAATCCGCCAAG GTCTTGCCTGTCATGATAATGGGGGCTTTCGTTCCCGGTTTGCGACGAAAATATCCACCCCATGAATATATATCGGCTGTACTCTTGGTAGCAGGCCTGATTCTTTTCACCTTGGCTGATGCACAAACCTCACCAAATTTCAGCGTAATCGGCGTGCTAATGATATCTGGTGCTTTGATTATGGATTCCTTTGTGGGGAATTATCAAGAGGCTATCTTCAAGTCGAATCCTAACACAACACAG ATGGAGATGCTCTACTGCTCAACAATTGTCGGCTTTCCTATCTTGTTTGTGGCTATGATTGTAACAGGAGAACTAAGGGTAGCATGGCCTTCATGTGCTAAG CATCCCTATGTTTACGGAGTCTTGGTGTTTGAAGCCTGCGCTACTTTCGTGGGGCAAGTGTCTGTCCTTTCCCTCATAGCATTATTTGGTGCTGCCACTACTACAATG ATTACAACTGCACGGAAGGCTGTAACATTATTGCTTTCATACATGATATTCACGAAACCTTTGACCGAACAACATGGTACTGGATTGCTGTTGATGTCTATGTGTATCATAATGAAGATGTTGCCTGAAAACAAGCCTCCGCAGCCTAGGCCGCAGAGAACTATCCCACTTCAACAAACTGAAAAACCACGCGAGCCTGAAGATAACAGATTTCAAATAGGCactgaagaggaagaagagagaaAACCTTTGGTGTAA
- the LOC132600012 gene encoding protein CCC1-like, translating to MAETNRNSGGSETATPLLRSIDGELESGRGNNGRPKEPWKGEVVKSIVYAGLDAIVTSFSLISSISAGHLSSVDVLVLGFANLVADGISMGFGDYVSSSTEKDVAAKERTVTEWDVINQHRPQKQELLRHYQELGMNDTDASTVVDIFSKYRDIMVDEKMATVKGLLPPDQADKPWKSGLITFAAFIVFGSAPLLAFIVLIPFTNNDTHKFIGACVFSAVALALLGIAKAKIAGQNYALSAGITLFNGLVAGAAAYGIGWALRNVAGLEE from the exons ATGGCGGAAACGAACAGGAACAGTGGAGGTAGTGAGACGGCAACGCCATTACTGAGATCAATAGATGGAGAGTTGGAGAGTGGAAGGGGGAATAATGGGAGACCCAAAGAGCCATGGAAAGGGGAAGTAGTGAAGAGCATTGTATATGCAGGGCTTGATGCCATTGTCACTTCTTTTTCCCtcatttcttccatttctgctGGCCATCTTTCTTCTG TTGATGTCTTGGTATTGGGTTTTGCTAATCTAGTAGCTGATGGAATATCTATGGGGTTTGGGGATTATGTGTCAAGCAGCACGGAGAAGGATGTCGCAGCCAAGGAGAGGACAGTCACTGAGTGGGATGTCATTAACCAACACAGGCCTCAGAAGCAGGAATTACTTCGACATTATCAGGAACTTGGAATGAATGATACTGATGCTAGTACA GTGGTGGACATATTTTCCAAGTATAGGGACATAATGGTGGACGAGAAGATGGCAACAGTGAAAGGATTATTGCCACCAGATCAAGCTGACAAACCATGGAAGAGTGGACTAATCACGTTTGCTGCCTTCATCGTGTTCGGTAGTGCACCGCTTCTGGCATTCATCGTGCTCATCCCGTTCACAAACAATGACACGCACAAGTTCATAGGTGCGTGTGTGTTTTCTGCAGTAGCCCTTGCACTGCTTGGGATAGCTAAGGCCAAGATTGCTGGTCAGAATTATGCACTTTCCGCAGGCATTACCCTTTTCAATGGACTCGTTGCTGGGGCTGCTGCATATGGTATTGGTTGGGCACTTAGGAATGTTGCTGGCTTGGAAGAATAA
- the LOC132644430 gene encoding uncharacterized protein LOC132644430 has protein sequence MVDKKMATDKGSLPQEEVEKPWRNGLVTCAAFVLCGCAPLLAFIVLIPFTHNNTHKFVGASVFSAVVLALLGIAKAKIAGQSCLLPAALTLFNGAIAGAVAYGIGWTLRNVARLED, from the coding sequence ATGGTGGACAAGAAGATGGCAACTGATAAAGGATCATTGCCACAAGAGGAGGTTGAGAAACCATGGCGGAATGGGCTAGTAACGTGTGCTGCCTTCGTTTTATGTGGCTGTGCCCCTCTTCTGGCATTCATTGTGCTCATCCCATTCACGCACAATAACACACACAAATTCGTAGGTGCATCTGTGTTTTCTGCTGTTGTGCTTGCACTACTAGGTATTGCCAAGGCCAAGATTGCAGGTCAGAGTTGTCTTCTCCCCGCGGCCCTCACCCTTTTCAATGGAGCCATTGCTGGGGCTGTTGCCTATGGTATTGGTTGGACACTTAGGAATGTTGCTAGGCTAGAAGACTGA